In the Harmonia axyridis chromosome 3, icHarAxyr1.1, whole genome shotgun sequence genome, one interval contains:
- the LOC123676072 gene encoding vacuolar protein sorting-associated protein 72 homolog, with protein MQRERRGNAGNRLSKLLDEEEECQDEFYKTSYGGFLDSESDREYEAEEEGEDIVDSDFSIDENDEPVSDNEEEGSKKKRRLVTKAYKEPVASQSKPKVVKPISAKPKISLPSSDYYERKSIRKSTAAKSAATLQRLKVRSLESQKKPRRTREDNWIPTQEELLEEAKITEIENLKSLEKYQKLESEKKTRRSTKKITNGPVIQYRSLKMPLIEELDIENGEVKSEKQNLETYYERSFLTFLNDPNDDVFKKYFKVKKPLKRLKNVRCTVTGQMAKYIDPVTCVPYSNAASYKLIRAAYYQQLEAHGDKNNEIVANWLKWYTKNKNSLKTDLIRKLTT; from the exons ATGCAAAGAGAGCGGAGAGGCAACGCTGGGAATCGATTATCAAAACTTTTAGACGAAGAAGAGGAATGCCAAGATGAGTTTTATAAAACCAGCTATGGAGGTTTCCTAGATAGCGAATCAGACAGAGAATATGA AGCCGAAGAAGAAGGTGAAGATATTGTAGACTCAGATTTCAGTATAGATGAAAACGATGAACCTGTATCAGATAATGAAGAGGAAGGTTCTAAGAAGAAGCGAAGATTAGTTACCAAAGCTTATAAG GAACCTGTTGCATCTCAAAGTAAaccaaaagttgtcaaacccaTATCAGCTAAGCCTAAAATTTCACTGCCTTCTAGTGATTACTATG AGAGGAAATCCATAAGAAAATCTACAGCAGCCAAGTCTGCAGCTACATTACAAAGACTGAAAGTACGGTCTCTTGAATCTCAGAAAAAACCAAGGAGAACAAGAGAAGATAACTGGATTCCTACCCAGGAGGAATTGTTAGAGGAGGCCAAAAtaactgaaatagaaaatctcaaATCACTTG agaaatatCAGAAACTAGagagtgaaaaaaaaacaagaagatCAACTAAAAAAATTACTAATGGACCTGTAATTCAGTATAGATCATTAAAAATGCCACTGATTGAGGAGTTAGATATAGAGAATGG tgaggtaaaaagtgaaaaacaaaatttggaaACGTACTACGAAAGATCATTTTTAACCTTTCTGAATGATCCCAATGATGACGTGTTTAAAAAATACTTCAAAGTGAAAAAACCCCTGAAAAGATTGAAGAATGTAAGATGTACAGTGACAGG GCAAATGGCAAAGTATATAGATCCTGTAACATGTGTCCCATACTCAAATGCCGCCAGTTACAAACTGATTAGAGCAGCTTATTACCAGCAACTTGAAGCCCATGgggataaaaataatgaaatagtgGCTAATTGGCTCAAGTGGTATACTAAGAACAAAAATAGCCTCAAAACTGATCTAATAAGGAAGCTTACAACATAG
- the LOC123676074 gene encoding pre-mRNA-processing factor 17, with protein sequence MLAIQSYGESDEDIEEPKTDEDKSNEENKQSSNDETSKNNALIHLMPIPEQNKVFSIKNKLQVCAAPVVLPTGKEDSTVHIDPHAKEILFNPKYEELFAPVLGPENPFKTQQHQATRNMLSGYVEAAHVSSFQFENQRRTFNSFGYALDPTVGEQSADQVIGTTEEASTSDMKTVFESTKLRPLDKRKRRRNNDPEDIEGFLGPWGGYVDEQKIAKPTEEEAAELEELVSKRNKRGKPVEEKPLEEKSILHIKDPLDYQGRSFLHAPQDVGVNLRSDSPPEKCFLPKAHIHTWTGHTKGIHAIRWFPKSAHLLLSASMDCRIKLWEVYNERRCIRTYYGHRQAVRDINFNNSGKNFLSAAFDRYIKLWDTETGQVVSRFTSRKIPYCVKFNPDGNKQHLFVAGTSDKKIICWDTRSGDIVQEYDRHLGAVNTITFVDGNRRFVTTSDDKSLRVWEWDIPVDMKYIADPTMHSMPAVTPAPNGKWLACQSLDNKVVIFSALNRFKVNRKKTFTGHMVAGYACSLDFSPDMSYLVSGDADGKCFIWDWKSTKVFKKWKAHDNVCISALWHPHEPSKLVTAGWDGIIKYWD encoded by the exons atgtTGGCCATCCAAAGTTATGGGGAAAGTGATGAAGATATTGAAGAGCCAAAAACGGATGAGGACAAATccaatgaagaaaataaacaaaGTTCAAATGATGAGACATCCAAAAATAATGCACTTATTCATTTAATGCCGATACCTGAACAAAACAAAGTGTTTTCCATTAAAAATAAGTTACAAGTTTGTGCCGCTCCAGTGGTTCTTCCTACT ggtAAAGAAGATTCTACTGTTCACATTGACCCACATGCAAAGGAAATCCTATTCAATCCGAAGTATGAAGAATTATTTGCTCCAGTGCTGGGTCCTGAAAATCCATTCAAAACGCAACAACATCAAGCTACGAGAAATATGCTATCAGGTTATGTGGAAGCTGCACATGTTAGTTCcttccaatttgaaaatcaaaGAAGAACATTCAATAGTTTTGGCTATGCCCTTGACCCAACGGTTGGTGAGCAAAGTGCTGATCAAGTTATAGGTACAACTGAAGAAGCTAGTACCTCTGATATGAAAACTGTATTTGAATCTACCAAGTTAAGACCTTTAGATAAGAGGAAAAG GAGGAGAAATAATGATCCAGAAGACATTGAAGGCTTCCTTGGTCCATGGGGAGGATATGTAGATGAACAAAAAATTGCAAAGCCTACTGAGGAAGAAGCTGCTGAGTTAGAAGAATTAGTGTCAAAGAGGAATAAGCGTGGTAAACCAGTTGAAGAAAAACCATTGGAGGAGAAATCGATATTACACA TCAAGGATCCCTTGGACTATCAAGGAAGGTCATTTTTACATGCACCCCAAGATGTGGGTGTCAACTTACGTTCAGACAGCCCTCCAGAAAAGTGTTTCCTGCCAAAAGCCCATATCCATACATGGACAGGACACACCAAGGGTATTCATGCTATTCGATGGTTTCCAAAATCGGCTCATTTACTATTATCTGCTAGTATGGATTGCCGTATTAAA CTCTGGGAGGTATACAATGAAAGGAGATGCATCAGAACATACTACGGACATCGACAGGCTGTCAGAGatatcaatttcaacaattcagGAAAGAACTTTTTATCAGCAG CTTTTGATCGTTACATAAAATTATGGGACACCGAGACTGGACAGGTTGTTTCAAGGTTCACCAGTAGGAAGATTCCATATTGTGTTAAGTTTAATCCTGATGGCAACAAGCAACATTTGTTTGTTGCAGGTACatctgataaaaaaattatttgc TGGGATACAAGATCTGGAGATATAGTACAAGAGTATGACAGACATTTGGGCGCTGTAAATACCATTACCTTCGTTGACGGCAATAGAAGATTTGTAACGACTTCTGACGACAAAAGTTTGAGAGTTTGGGAATG GGATATTCCTGTGGACATGAAATATATTGCTGACCCTACCATGCACAGTATGCCAGCTGTAACGCCTGCTCCTAATGGCAAATGGCTTGCTTGTCAAAGTTTGGATAATAAGGTGGTTATATTTTCTGCGCTGAACAGGTTCAAGGTCAATAGGAAGAAAACCTTTACAGGCCATATGGTAGCAGGTTACGCTTGCAGTTTAGACTTTTCTCCTGACATGAG CTATCTAGTTTCTGGAGATGCAGAtggaaaatgtttcatttgGGATTGGAAATCAACAAAGGTCTTCAAGAAATGGAAAGCTCACGATAATGTTTGCATCAGTGCCCTTTGGCATCCTCACGAACCAAGTAAATTAGTAACAGCTGGGTGGGATGGAATAATTAAGTATTGGGATTAA